The window TCAAGGTTTCCCTACTTAGCTAATAACCTTAgaccttttttttctatttgaagTTTATTCCTGGATGCCATCAGGTGAATGACTGTAAAGCTTCCCTGAAGTGCCTGTATGTATTTCAAAACCTGAACTTCACTGAGTATCTTTTTCATTCATATATCCACTCTGGTACAGTGGAGACCTGTCTCTTAGAACACTCTTGGACTGCCAGCAAAGTGAAATAATTGCACATTAAAAGATTTGTGTGATACTAGCTTGGGATATAGAATGCTTTTTTAATAGGCAGGTAAATTTCCTCTTAGCAATTCCTGGTcagaaagaaaagtaacaaTTACTGAATCTGTGTTATCCAAGATACTGACCTAAGCTTGGCAGAGATAGCATAGTCTCTGTAGGAGATCCAGTGGCATCTGGAGGCTGGGCAGAATGACCTGTACCAGTTCTGGCAGCATCCCATATACACCTGTGTTTGGGCTGTTGAATTTTTGTGCCCTGCTTTTCTTGCAGTATGGTTCAGTTTTCAGGTAATTCCAGTCAGCTGAGTGATTTCTGTCAGTGCAAGCTGACTTGCTGTCCCCTCTTCCCACCCCTTATTTTTTTTGGCTTAGTTTATCATGTAGGCATTTTGGGTTGGTGTCGTATTGCCGTGAATGATTCAAGATGTGAAATCTTGACTGGCTTTGAAATCGGACTCTGTTAAAAACCTTTCTGTATCACGGCACTGACTGATCAGTTAGTAAGCCTTGTGTTTTATCTCGCAGAACTGTTTGATAACTACATGCAGCAGGATGCACACGAGTTCCTGAACTACCTTTTGAACACCATCGCGGACATCTTGCAAGAGGAGaggaagcaggagaagcagaacGGGCGCCTGCCCAATGGCACCGTGgacagtgagagcagcagccccccAGACCCCACGTGGGTGCACGAGATCTTCCAGGGAACGTTAACGAACGAAACCAGGTGTCTTACCTGTGAAACTGTAAGTTCTCCTGTGCTTTGTAAACACCAACATGCCACATTCAGAGCTGCGTGCTTCACGGTTCATTTCTCCCAGCAGAACAAGATATCAGTTCCTTTCTTCAGTGATCTTTATGTTTGTGTGaatatttgtggtttttctttgttaGTAAGAACATTCCAGCAGCCGATGCATGAGTTGTAGGAAGAGACATTTGGTCAGCATTAGGAAAATGCCCAGTTGGATTTTTTGTCAGTGTGATCATAATCACCTTCAAAATTTAGATCAGAAAATTCCAAAGTGGTGTGTTCTTAAACGAAGTAAACTCTGTGATTTAAGGGCATGAGGTTCTTCTCAAATTTAATGTCTAAATAACTTAGTGTTGTGCTTACTGATACATCTCATAATTAAGTATTATGACTCAGTTTCCATGGATTCCtagtttttaaatttgaagCTGTTGAAGTCAAGATACTAATGGTTGGCTTTTGGCATTTTGGTAGAAGACTGGGATTCTCAAAAAACATACCTTCTCGTTCATGAAAAGTAATCCTTCCCTAAATGTCTCTCCACTGGAATTCTTCTAATAATACACCCTGAGAAATAAACTCTTTCTCTGAGTATGctatactaaaatatttttgagaagtTCTACAATAAGAGAAAGAACATATTTCATAAAAACTTAAAATTGGATTTTACCAGCTTGAGAAAGAGTAAAAGCagcacaattttaaaattacagtaattctgTCATGGTCTATTCCTTAGAGATTGTAAAAAGCTAAATGGCTGTGGGTTTTGTGTAGCTTCACGCCAATTTTCTTTAACTTAATTAGGTAATGCAGATATGTCAGCATGACGTTGGAAGGCAGGAATTAATCAAATCTGTATATTTCTCATGTAATTTTCTCAGTCTTCTAGAAATACCCATCTCTTTTATTTCAAGGAAAAGAGATTCATAATGTCATGTATAATGTAACTGCAGACTATGAGTAATTTAGGTGCTCATTCCATGCTACCATATTTTTTTCTAGCAGATTTCCCCTCCCTAATCAGTATTTCTTGGCAACTGTCAGTTGTTTCTCTTCTACTTCTTgagctgttcttttttttttttttccttgaaacatGAGTTTAGCCTGAGTCTTTTGACACAACTGGCATCATTACCTTTCCTCACTGTGGCATTATGAATTACTGCTGTCAGGATTTTGATCTAGGTACCGTCCTTAATGCAATTTTAAAGCACTGATATGCTCCTTGCCAGCATATTTTATTAGTTAACAGGTCTGTCACAATTTTGAGAATTCTACTAACACtgcttaggtttttttttttcctattagcTGTAGCTAATAGAAATATTCAGCTATTGCTGAACAAGATGATAATCAAAGTAATCTGGAAACTATTTTATCAGGTTCTGTATTTTTGGTATGTCAACTTGTGTCCAAAACACAGTGACCTGGAAATGAGCACTTAAAAACACATTTGGACACATTAAATGGGCAATATTACTGTGAATaatgtcttatttttaaaaatactgagtaTTTATGATTGTTTTGGTGCTTATTAGGAGCTGTTGGCATTTAGATTCTTCTGTGTTTAGAAATATAAGCTAAAATGTTAGGAGTACTTGGAAATAGCTCATGTACAAGATTACAAGCAATAGTGGATGAATTTCTGCTTCTTAAGGACAAGACAATAGCCctagtatatttttaatttaaattggaaaattattgcatatttaaaaataaagcatatatttatatttataatgaCTGTCACTATCTTTGCTGAAAGTGACAGTCATTATCTTCTAATAGGACAAACCTCCTCAGTGTTCCTAAAATGAGCAAAATCTTATTCTGATTTTGGTTGTCCTGGTTATGGAAAAGTGCATCCTTCCAGATGCACTGTTTCATTAGCCCATCTTAAAGATAAAAACTGAACTATCTAAAGATGCATCCTCGGTTTAAGTATGGACAGTGGAGTATAAGGAACATAGATATGATTCTTTAACAAAGATTTGTGTTGTGAATTAAGCCAATTTATGAAATTAATATGTTACAAAAGGATTGTAAGttgttttttcatgtttttaatgtGGTTTCTCTTTATAATGCTTTCACCCTTCCTTGATAGAGGCAGAATGATGAAGTGAATGTAAATTTTAGGGCTAATTTATAGAAACTATGTAGAAGTTAATTGGTTTTACGGGTTTCTCTCATAGTTTAAGGAAGGATAACAGTAAACCAGAAAGTATTGTAATTGACTTCATTAAATTCTGAACAGCTAAATGTGGCCAGTACTTCTGCAGAGAAATATAGGGAATTGTCAAAACCACCATATCAGTCTCCAGGTGATGGTCTTGCTCTTGGGTTCAAATGATTCTACGATTGAGAGAAGGCAATAAGGAAAATCCCAGTGTTCTCTCTCACATGAGTCCTACAGAGCCTTTAGCTCTGCTcgattttcatttctcttttttttttgtttttaaccaaGATAAATCGCACACTTTGTTTCAGCttcttttaaaactgctttctgTTTCAGCACACATGGCAGTCTCTAGCTGCAAGAGCTCTTTTGCCAGTGAGCAGATTCACATTGCAGTGAAATCCCCAAGTGTAGGAAATAATGGATTCTGTGAGTTTCAGCCTTCTGAGCTTTGTGTTCTGTGCAGCTTTGGTCATCAgagtgcagctgagctgtgtgggTGCGGATGATGTCCTTGATGTTGGAACAGCACACCATCCccttcagccagagctctggAGCATCCAAAGTCCTCACTATTACTCAGATGTTCCTGTTAGGAGCACTCAGACACCTTTTTGAACGTatcagggctccatcctgcAAGTGCTGAGGTTTTCTGATCATGTCcataattttttccattctaTAGATGATTGAAATATATAGCACTGATGATTGTAGTCTAAGCATAGTAATGTTTATTTGAAACAGAACCTTTACAAAAAGTGGGGGGAGGGAAACTTGTAAGATTCCAGAgtggcttttaatttttttttaattaaaactgtaTGAGTTCATGTTAGAAAAATCTGTTCAAATAGTAAGGCTCAAAGAAtcttaaaaattaagaataacAATTTATAAATCACCaacataaatggaaaaaattccacTTGGCTATTCTTGCAATGAAGCCTTTAGTGGTTCCTCATGATCCTTAGTGCACAGTACTGTCTAACCTGAGTGAGGTGTTTTAAGGCCATGTTATCGCAGAGAATGGAAATTGTCCTTTTGCAAACTTCTGTTTTCAGTACCAATCTCTCTTTAACCAAGTAGAACAcatcctttccctcctctcGATTGCCCTTACAGCTTTTGTGTGGGATAAAGCTGCCTGGGAAATCTGTATTGtttcacataattttctttGATTAGACCAAAAGAGGAAGAATTATCTAATTGCATGTCTGAATAACACTGATCACATGACTCCCTAATTCCAGCTGTCCTAGCTGAagactgcagcagcagagtATTTTctagaactgatttttttttttcctgagccaTTCCTAATGCCCAGTTACAATGATTTCCACCAGAGCTCTTAGTATTATAAATGCAGGTCTGATAATTCCAAGAGTGATTTGCAAGGGGATATTTTGAAGAATTGACCACACAACTACACCATAATACATCCCTGAATACAGGAAATGTGCAGCACACTGAAAGCACgggtgactttttttttcccccactctaAACATCCTGGAAGTTTTTCATACGTGTTGTGTGATCTTTCTAAAAGTATAAACATTATACTTGAGCATCTGAATGTTGCAGTTGAAATGATGTATTCTGACTTAGTGGTGTTTTTTGACATGCACACTTAACTCTTGCAAAGACTAGGGAAGAACAGTGGGAGCCCAATCTTCTCACAGGTATTAACAGAAGCTTTCAACTTAATTTCCTGGGTGTTTGGATTTGCCCTGTGTTTTTAATGCTCAGATATGGTTGTCTTGACcatctgtctttttctttctttctccacaTACACTTCCCTTAGGAGCTGTGTGTTTCTCATCTCTTGATTATTAGAGAACAAATTTccacttcctcttttttttttccccttctgagTTGAAAAGGGAACATAAATCTCATATGTTTAAAAGACTCAACTTACATTATTTCCCTGTACCTATTTCACTTTTCCTGCATTCAGTCAAGAAACTGCAGTGAGGTATCTTTTCTAAAAGCATTTACTTCTGTATCTAGGCAGACACCATTGTCATGAGTGACATTGAGAATATTTAGATACAGAGAGGACACACTAGCAGGCAAAAGTTAAGGTTGCACATCACTGGTTTTTAAAACTTCAGTAGCATAGTTGGTTTTCAGGGCAGCTGTGGATTTTTTCATCATTTGTCAGGGTTTGTGGTGGAATTTCTTTTCTACTTCTAGAATGTTCTGTTTTACTTTCTTGTTACTCTTACATTTTTGTGAGAATTTTTGTGAGAATTTGTGCTATTCTGCCTCTGTCAGACCAAGCTCAAAGCTCTCATTTGCCAAATTTAGTGTCTGCTGCTCCTTTTAGGAGTATGAGTCTAGCTTGGAAGAAGATACAGAATATTCATGCTGTTTATTGGGTACACTGTGACATGCAAATACATAACTTTCAGTTCAAGGGAATCAGAGAAGAACAGAAGTGAGAGCACTAAGCAGAAGAATCACAGTGATTCTGttcttttgaaaaatctgaGGTGTAGAAGAAACTTGGCATTAATAGTTGATCTGAAATCACAACATAGTGAGAACTGGCATTACATACACCCAGAGACTCATACACGCTTCacccttcctgaaaaaaaaagagaaaatacagaagtCTCGGAAATAGAAAGGCTACTTGTAAAATCTTTTAAAGGATATTATAGGGTAAAAGATACATTCTGTCAATAGAAAGTGGTACTGAAAAACAGAGGTAAATTAGTATTATTTGTCTTAACTATGTTCTGTTGGGTCTTTTTTTCATGCAGGTAAGCAGCAAGGATGAAGACTTCCTAGACCTTTCAGTTGATGTGGAGCAGAATACTTCAATCACTCACTGTTTAAGGTAGgcacaaaaatccaaatttttgtGATTTCCTTTACCTGTTACCCAGAAAGCAGGAAATAAGCTGCCAGTTCTATCTTATGTATATTGAAGTGTGTTCAGTTTTGTTGATATTGTACGTTTATATGGatatttcatattaaaatattcGTGTTtacagctttgttttttttactcAGGGGTTTCAGCAACACAGAAACTCTGTGCAGTGAATACAAGTATTACTGTGAAGAGTGTCGCAGTAAGCAAGAGGCACATAAAAGgtacagcacagctggggaaggagacaAATAACGCATGCATTCAGTGAAAATACTCTGGTACTtcttttgtgtgtctgtgtaaaGGAGAGAACACCCTTTCCCCCTTAGTTTTTCTACTCTTCTTCCACTTAAAAGTAACTTGCCTTCATTCCTCTTGCTAGAATTCAATGTGTCTCTTTCCATGAGTAGTGAGAATCCATGTAAAGTGTTTTGGGACTCCTTTGATCATTATTTATTCtacaaatgagaaaatgaataGTCTTAAGACtaaaaaagagttaaaaagCCAAGTCAAAACAATGTGTTGGGcactaataaaaaataattggcAATTACGAAGTCATTGATTGCATGTGACTTCTTAAActtagttttgttttgaaaatgaaataatttctccagTTGCTGAAAGATTCGGTTTGATAGCACTTTTTGTGACTGTTGTTGTTAACTGAGTTTCTGGTTTCTTGAACATGTTTGATTACTTGTGCTAAACTGCTTGACAGAGCTCCTGGAAATCCTCCGAAGCTCGGTGGAAGCCTGAAAACCATGATGTTTGTTTAAAACCAATTCCTGCCTAATAGTTCTAGTCTTGTTTACACCTTTGAAAAACCTGTCAATTTGTGTACTGTGTGGTTATTTATTATCTGAGAAAGTATTTGGCTGAGGGACTGGGAGCTCTGACATGCTCCACTGGTTATGCCACTGCTGCTGGTTATTGGTTTACCATGGATTGCACACACAGCTTTTGCATATCTCATCTGCCAAGTCTGCCTTCACACATTGCCTAAACTTACTAATTGGTGTCTGGTAGAGGTTGTGGATCCAGGCCTGGCCTGTTTTCTGTTGCCTGAGCTCTTTTTCTGTGTGGGAGGTAATGTGAGCCATGACCAATATAAATTGGGTTGGCATAAACCTGTACTGTAGGCACTTCCATGGCAAAACACAGCTTTGATTGCTTATGTTTTGGGTTTCACGTGGGGTGTAGGTTCAGTTTCACTGCAGTCATACTTTTCTTCCATCTCTGTAAAACAGTTTAGCTGTGATGGGGACTACTCAGCTCTCGAAGATGGTGTACCAGATTTCTTCACCATTGAAAGAGCTCCAGTTACCAAACACAGTTACATTGTAAGGAGAGGACTTAGTTTTGAAAAGAGAGCAGAAATTGTAGCCATAATATAATCAAAATATAACTCACCCTAAAAAATAGTTGCTTCTGTCATCTTTCTGCCCTGCTCCAACTGTTTTCATTGCCTGGTCCCCTTGTGGGCAGGTGAGTTATCAAGGAATTTGTCCACAGTCCCCTATCTTTTGAAAACCAGCTGTCTTTTACAAATTTCCTGACATTCTGAAAGTGTGGCCTTAATAGACCTGTCTGGAACCTGGGCTGTATTGCAGAGACTTTTGAGCTGCCTTTTGGGGCTGAAAGTCtgaaaaggcagcactgtgctggCCCAAGGCACTTGGCTGTGCCAGGAAGCAGAGAGCTCTGGCTTGGTTGCTGTGTTAGCATGGGCAGATTCATTGCCCAAAGATTTGGAAATCTGTGTTGCTGCCAGGCCAGCTGTGCTTGGCTGAGGAGGATTTGTAGGCACTGATGTGAGGTCTCAATACCTCATGCTGGCGAAAGGGGCTATTGAGCCCTCAGTAGAACTAGGTCACTTTCTGGCTTTGACTGTTGTAAAACATTGCTGCAACATTTGTACCAAATTTTTGTGCCAGAGCTCAGCTTTATCTTGTTTGGATAGCAGGAGGTAGTGCATAACAGCGGGCTATTTGTGTCCCTTGGAAATTTTAAATGAAGGGTTTGGAAATGAATGGCTAGGAAAACTTGGGAGCAATACTTATGTGACAAAGTGGTGTAACAAAGCTTATTTTAAAGAGCTTGTTTGACTTGGCTGATTTACTGGGAAATTCAGCTGGAACAGGACCTCTGAAATAGCTCTGTTGCAATACCTGCACTGTACATCAAGTGGGATCTAGGTTTTACTTTTAGAACTCCGAAAAGCTATGGGTAGATAGACTTAAAAGTTGAATTCTATGCTGTGTGATCTTTATGTCTAAAATACTATGTCAGCTCATTAAAGCTGTTTTTATATACTATATCTTactgttttaaatatattttcagttctctctctctctttcagtTAAAAATCTTTAGTTTAACAACACAATAAACTTTTAAACATCtgattgttttggtttcttttaatgcttgcaaatgtttttaaagacTTCAGTAAAACAAGTTTGTTTTTTGCTACTGACTGAATGTTTAGGATGAATATTGGAAATACTCCTGGTTTTTtggctttgttctttttttcaggATGAAAGTAAAAAAGCTGCCTATGATTCTAGCTCTCCATTTGAAGAGATTTAAGTACATGGATCAGCTGCATCGATACACAAAACTCTCTTACAGAGTAGTTTTTCCTTTAGAGCTTCGTTTATTTAACACCTCAGGAGATGCCACCAATCCTGACAGAATGTATGACCTTGTTGCTGTGGTAGTTCATTGTGGAAGGTAATTACTCTGCTATAaacaaggggtttttttataaacaaaacTGTGCTTAAAAGAACAACACAAAGCCCCCAGTGTCATATAAATCAAATAAAGACCTCTTAAAAAGTAACTAacttttttaggaaaaaaagtgttgTGGGGAAAAGCTATCAGTCCTGACAGAAATTATGGCCTTGTTGCTTTGAGTGATCATTGTGAAACATGGTCACTGTATTTCACATTACAGATCTTTATATGAACTtaactgtgtttaaaaaaacaacacaaaccacACATTAtcatataataatatttaaaaacagtttCTAAGGAAAACAGCTTTCTTAGGAAGGAAAGCATTATAGAAAGATTAATTATAAAGCATTTCCTTTAGGgtgtggttttttccttaagGCTTGAGcaacattttctgaaatatatcCATATATTGTGAATTTTGTTGATTACTTTGTTTCACTGCTTTCAAAATAGGACTGTTAGATTTATATTTGATTTTGCTGTATTCAACAAATGTTCTTGTGGCTTCAAGAACATTTAAAACCAGCTTGTTCTACAAACTGCTTGTTGAGTGGATAAAAGCCTCAAGttgaaaacttgaaaattaCGATTTGACATCTAGAATTGCAGAATCATTTATATTGTAAGGTGAAATACTAAAACTCAAAGCAGGGTAACTTTGACATTAGATTAGGTTGCACTGATCACAGTTTCATAGCTAGGAATCCTAATTTCACTTTCTCTTTTGACAATTTGCTCCACTTATTCAATCTTCTCACAATGACTAAAGAGTAGACTTAAA is drawn from Zonotrichia leucophrys gambelii isolate GWCS_2022_RI chromosome 1, RI_Zleu_2.0, whole genome shotgun sequence and contains these coding sequences:
- the USP12 gene encoding ubiquitin carboxyl-terminal hydrolase 12, with the translated sequence MEILMTVSKIASICTMGANASALEKEIGPEQFPVNEHYFGLVNFGNTCYCNSVLQALYFCRPFRDKVLAYKSQPRKKENLLTCLADLFHSIATQKKKVGVIPPKKFITRLRKENELFDNYMQQDAHEFLNYLLNTIADILQEERKQEKQNGRLPNGTVDSESSSPPDPTWVHEIFQGTLTNETRCLTCETVSSKDEDFLDLSVDVEQNTSITHCLRGFSNTETLCSEYKYYCEECRSKQEAHKRMKVKKLPMILALHLKRFKYMDQLHRYTKLSYRVVFPLELRLFNTSGDATNPDRMYDLVAVVVHCGSGPNRGHYIAIVKSHDFWLLFDDDIVEKIDAQAIEEFYGLTSDISKNSESGYILFYQSRD